Proteins encoded within one genomic window of Desulfobulbaceae bacterium:
- a CDS encoding 4Fe-4S binding protein yields the protein MASLTNRYDTAPLSHGNTRLRRQIITHTPLVLAWAHSPWPSLELEYTAIENGEKNHIRASPLANFRKTLNNADLSRFRWYFQFAAFGLLVYGGYLAINIGDQLPTFACIFADKRGGSCYLMGFQHQMATPFASMFTGRGIGILVGLATFFGFFILFNKAWCGFVCPLGTVQDWLTGLRRRCSIRYSTYSERAFKRLSTIKYFLLALLILIPMGMGNSFFGLPKLNHDFGIPFCMICPGRTVLPLFTGDFSQLAIDFSSKTKMVFTSLGMIITGIFFAGAFVKKRFFCLFCPMSAFHFIFSKASLLRLNKNGAKCTRCGNCYRACDVGIRAIADDLTNKNIVKDDCMMCLKCVEVCPEEGCLEAAFLGVPVYQSTQDGFFKRREKKHGK from the coding sequence ATGGCCAGCCTTACCAACAGATACGATACAGCGCCACTTTCCCATGGAAATACTCGCCTGCGGCGGCAGATTATAACTCATACGCCTTTGGTCTTGGCCTGGGCTCATTCGCCCTGGCCTTCTCTGGAATTGGAATATACAGCTATCGAGAACGGCGAAAAAAACCATATAAGGGCATCTCCCTTGGCTAATTTTCGCAAAACTCTAAACAATGCCGACCTGAGCCGCTTCCGCTGGTATTTCCAGTTTGCCGCTTTTGGTCTCTTGGTCTATGGCGGCTATCTGGCCATCAATATCGGTGACCAACTACCCACCTTTGCCTGCATTTTTGCCGATAAAAGAGGTGGGTCATGCTATTTGATGGGCTTTCAGCACCAGATGGCAACACCTTTTGCCAGTATGTTCACCGGACGCGGTATCGGAATCTTAGTTGGCCTTGCCACTTTTTTTGGTTTTTTCATCCTTTTCAACAAGGCATGGTGTGGTTTTGTCTGCCCATTGGGCACGGTTCAGGATTGGCTGACCGGTCTTAGAAGACGTTGTTCCATACGCTACAGCACGTATTCTGAAAGGGCTTTCAAACGGCTAAGCACCATAAAATATTTTCTGCTCGCCCTCTTAATTCTTATCCCCATGGGCATGGGAAACTCCTTTTTTGGCCTACCAAAACTCAATCACGATTTTGGCATTCCTTTTTGTATGATATGTCCAGGACGTACCGTGCTGCCACTATTCACAGGTGATTTCAGCCAACTGGCCATTGATTTCAGTTCAAAAACAAAAATGGTTTTCACATCCCTTGGCATGATAATTACCGGAATCTTCTTTGCTGGCGCCTTTGTCAAGAAGCGCTTCTTCTGCCTGTTTTGCCCAATGAGTGCCTTTCACTTTATCTTCTCAAAGGCCAGCCTTTTACGTTTAAATAAAAATGGCGCCAAGTGCACCCGCTGCGGCAACTGTTACAGGGCTTGTGATGTCGGCATCCGGGCAATTGCCGATGATTTGACAAATAAAAATATTGTTAAGGATGATTGTATGATGTGTCTGAAATGTGTGGAGGTTTGCCCGGAAGAAGGCTGCCTTGAGGCGGCCTTTCTGGGCGTTCCAGTCTATCAATCCACCCAGGATGGTTTTTTTAAACGCCGGGAGAAAAAACATGGAAAGTAA
- a CDS encoding TonB-dependent receptor has product MKLVPILAVLATVSPVAASDISQELDQVVVTASRVEEKLKEAPVTINVLDKTEVEKIKYRNPSDILTRIPGIYSHDFGGDSEITSIRVATHFTNPYTIVLLDGIPVSNYGSGSSGQFAEINSDNISRVEVIKGPASALYGSNAIGGVINIISKDPSAKPQLKVWSEYGRGEAWRSGISGSGSGEKASFNIDLNYIDNEGWRDNNNLEKKSASIKLQVPISESLMTFKVDYLKKDNQSPSTLTKSEFEGNWQHSYHDLSMSKTDKIAPTISYSYFLEQAEFKTTLSLKDIDSESRPTYGIRLLTFGANTGKYQGRYNQNDDKAANLQFLYSREFTALASKIVTGLDTERSSVDFVSYDIYYTKDAALNKYTSFTTGSKNSSDDITTTMYAPFLQIQVTPIDTLKFTAGGRYDSVKYDFEDMLNNSNNGEKEFDQFSPKLGLTYDFTARLNSYLSYSKGFVVPTTSQLFTSTGANANLTPEKADNYEFGIRSALFQNKLGLDFAIYSMEITDKIVSSGSGWSDPYINAGKTSQRGFEASAVYAPIDMVKLTMAYSYARNKYDNYSPASPQYNGNTVPRSPKHHLNIRLAVLPMDCLEFELEMDEISTQYHDDANLFEYSRPTLFNLRATYNREQWSAWTHLKNLTNQTYATYVSESSGAPTFYSGAPLSLFAGISYKWGE; this is encoded by the coding sequence CAGCCTCAGATATCAGTCAAGAATTAGATCAGGTGGTAGTCACCGCTTCCAGGGTGGAAGAAAAGCTGAAAGAGGCGCCGGTAACAATAAATGTTCTAGATAAAACCGAAGTTGAAAAAATTAAATACCGGAATCCCAGTGATATTTTAACTCGAATACCCGGTATATACAGTCATGATTTTGGTGGTGATTCTGAGATTACATCCATAAGAGTTGCAACCCATTTCACCAATCCCTACACCATCGTCCTTCTAGACGGCATCCCGGTCAGCAATTATGGCTCCGGCAGCAGCGGTCAATTTGCCGAAATTAACAGTGACAATATCTCCCGGGTTGAGGTTATCAAGGGGCCCGCATCCGCTCTTTACGGCAGTAATGCCATTGGTGGCGTAATCAATATAATCAGTAAGGATCCCTCAGCTAAACCACAGCTTAAAGTTTGGAGTGAATACGGCAGGGGCGAGGCGTGGCGCAGCGGGATATCTGGCAGTGGCAGTGGCGAGAAGGCCAGTTTCAACATCGATTTGAACTATATTGATAATGAAGGCTGGCGAGATAACAACAACCTTGAAAAGAAATCTGCTTCAATCAAACTCCAGGTTCCTATCTCTGAGTCCCTGATGACCTTTAAAGTTGACTATCTAAAAAAAGATAATCAAAGCCCCAGCACTCTTACAAAAAGCGAATTTGAGGGAAATTGGCAGCACAGTTACCATGATCTTTCCATGTCTAAAACCGACAAAATTGCCCCGACCATATCCTATAGCTACTTTTTAGAGCAAGCTGAATTTAAGACGACACTTTCTCTCAAGGATATCGACTCCGAGTCCCGACCAACATACGGCATTCGACTCCTCACCTTTGGAGCCAATACTGGGAAATATCAGGGCCGATATAATCAAAATGATGACAAGGCTGCCAACCTGCAGTTCCTTTACAGCCGTGAGTTCACGGCGCTGGCAAGTAAAATCGTCACTGGTCTGGATACCGAGCGCAGCAGTGTCGATTTTGTCTCCTATGACATTTATTACACCAAGGACGCGGCCCTTAACAAATACACCTCCTTTACCACAGGGAGCAAGAATAGCTCCGATGACATTACCACCACCATGTACGCTCCATTTCTCCAGATACAAGTCACTCCCATTGACACGTTGAAATTTACTGCTGGCGGTCGTTATGATTCAGTAAAATACGACTTCGAAGATATGTTGAACAACTCCAACAATGGAGAAAAGGAGTTCGACCAGTTTAGTCCAAAACTTGGCCTTACCTATGACTTCACTGCACGCTTAAACAGTTATCTCTCGTACTCCAAAGGATTTGTTGTTCCTACCACCAGTCAACTCTTCACCTCAACTGGCGCCAATGCCAATTTAACTCCTGAAAAGGCCGACAATTACGAATTTGGCATACGAAGCGCACTTTTCCAAAACAAACTCGGACTGGATTTTGCCATCTACTCAATGGAGATAACCGATAAAATTGTTTCATCAGGATCAGGTTGGAGTGACCCGTATATAAATGCAGGGAAAACATCACAAAGGGGTTTTGAAGCCTCTGCCGTATATGCCCCCATTGACATGGTTAAACTGACAATGGCGTATTCATATGCTCGCAACAAATACGACAACTACTCCCCGGCATCACCACAATACAATGGCAATACAGTTCCTCGCTCTCCTAAACATCATTTAAATATTCGGCTGGCTGTACTGCCCATGGATTGCCTCGAGTTTGAACTGGAGATGGATGAGATTTCCACCCAATACCATGACGATGCCAACCTTTTTGAATATAGCCGCCCTACCCTGTTTAACTTGCGTGCCACCTATAATAGAGAGCAATGGTCGGCATGGACTCACCTTAAGAATCTGACTAATCAGACATATGCGACCTATGTCAGTGAATCCAGCGGTGCACCAACCTTCTACTCAGGTGCTCCACTATCTCTTTTTGCTGGAATTTCCTATAAATGGGGCGAATAA
- a CDS encoding biopolymer transporter ExbD, whose product MEESGFESINIIPLVDVMLVLLTIVLTTSTFIATGAIPVQLPKAVNSENAVTEGVIIEIDKSGTLYVEGKPAKLNKLNGLLSPLDRSTPILIRADKSIELQLFVQVMDSVKGLNFRKVSLQTEEAGS is encoded by the coding sequence ATGGAAGAAAGCGGCTTTGAGAGCATAAACATTATCCCCCTTGTTGATGTCATGCTGGTCCTTTTGACCATCGTCTTGACTACTTCAACCTTTATCGCGACAGGCGCTATTCCAGTACAGCTTCCCAAAGCGGTTAACAGTGAGAATGCTGTCACAGAAGGAGTCATTATTGAAATAGATAAGAGTGGAACTCTTTACGTGGAAGGCAAACCAGCAAAACTAAACAAATTAAATGGACTTTTAAGTCCTTTGGATCGTTCTACCCCGATTTTAATAAGAGCAGACAAGTCCATCGAGTTACAACTTTTTGTGCAAGTCATGGATTCCGTAAAAGGCCTAAACTTCAGGAAAGTAAGTTTACAAACAGAAGAGGCCGGTTCATGA
- a CDS encoding CoA activase: protein MNYFAGIDIGSTTIKIVLINEQSSIVGDTTTPTGSHFHLNAMTAFEALLTKHTIKRQEVACTFSTGYGRKLFKDADDTISEISANAAGAWKMGQKNGKVRTIINIGGQDLKVIRLDEDGHVENFTMNDKCAAGTGRFLEMTARNLEMDVTELGQTHKNATGAPLTINSTCTVFAESEIISLLANGHGKAELIAGIHYSIAKRVARLAKRLGIDDMVFFDGGPALNQGLVEALENELMREMVVPDMPQITTAFGAALIALDAWHYDHNGEAINA from the coding sequence ATGAATTATTTTGCCGGAATCGATATCGGTTCAACCACAATAAAAATTGTCCTGATCAATGAGCAAAGTTCAATTGTTGGTGACACAACGACTCCAACCGGTAGTCATTTTCACCTAAATGCTATGACTGCATTTGAAGCACTACTCACAAAACATACTATAAAACGTCAAGAAGTTGCCTGTACATTTTCAACCGGATATGGCCGCAAACTGTTTAAAGATGCTGACGATACAATCAGCGAAATAAGCGCAAATGCCGCCGGGGCCTGGAAGATGGGCCAAAAAAATGGCAAGGTTCGGACCATAATCAATATTGGTGGTCAGGACCTGAAAGTCATTCGCTTAGATGAAGATGGTCATGTGGAAAATTTCACCATGAATGACAAGTGTGCCGCCGGAACAGGTCGTTTTCTAGAAATGACGGCCAGAAACCTGGAAATGGATGTGACTGAGCTAGGCCAGACTCACAAGAATGCTACTGGAGCACCCTTAACAATAAACTCAACCTGTACAGTTTTTGCCGAGTCGGAAATCATCAGCTTATTGGCCAACGGCCACGGAAAAGCTGAATTGATTGCGGGAATCCACTATTCAATTGCCAAAAGAGTTGCTCGTCTTGCCAAACGCCTTGGCATTGATGATATGGTATTTTTTGACGGTGGACCGGCATTAAATCAAGGTTTAGTCGAGGCTTTGGAAAATGAGTTGATGCGGGAAATGGTTGTGCCGGATATGCCGCAGATTACTACCGCCTTTGGTGCCGCTTTAATTGCTCTGGATGCCTGGCATTATGATCATAACGGCGAGGCAATCAATGCCTGA
- a CDS encoding energy transducer TonB: protein MSIVNRNIGILAMNQGKSFAISILVHFLIIAGLIVTTSTIKPAPELMVVDFTILENYVTKTTAQEIIPAPKELKAQKKAVVVAPKTPKPISVKQKEVFVPPIPIPASKPIVAAIKQKKPSSVKTVPKSIPELIPEVLPPSAPTITEEAPQQTVHTPQPSLAPATNEKIMRKTTHTFPAPAAGKLKNKQTTDTVSAYTKTQFKHIQQSIQQLVNYPRTARRMGWEGKVVLEFIICKDGTVKDIGIVESSGFKALDKNAVNTIKKAAPFPIPPIAAKLVIPVVYRLS, encoded by the coding sequence ATGAGTATTGTTAATAGAAACATCGGTATACTAGCAATGAATCAGGGAAAAAGTTTTGCCATATCCATTCTTGTTCACTTTCTTATTATTGCAGGGCTTATTGTCACAACTTCAACCATCAAACCAGCCCCTGAGCTAATGGTGGTAGATTTTACTATTCTAGAAAATTACGTTACAAAAACAACCGCACAAGAAATTATACCAGCGCCGAAAGAGTTAAAAGCACAGAAGAAGGCTGTCGTTGTTGCCCCAAAAACCCCAAAGCCTATTTCTGTAAAGCAAAAAGAGGTGTTTGTCCCCCCCATACCCATTCCAGCTTCAAAACCCATAGTTGCCGCTATCAAACAAAAAAAACCTAGTTCAGTAAAGACTGTACCAAAATCTATACCTGAACTCATTCCAGAAGTGCTCCCGCCCTCGGCACCAACCATTACGGAAGAGGCGCCGCAGCAAACTGTTCACACTCCTCAGCCTAGCCTCGCGCCCGCAACGAATGAAAAAATAATGAGGAAAACCACCCATACATTCCCAGCCCCAGCAGCTGGGAAACTAAAAAACAAACAGACCACAGACACTGTTTCTGCTTATACTAAAACCCAGTTCAAGCATATTCAACAAAGCATTCAGCAACTTGTAAACTATCCCCGCACTGCCCGCCGAATGGGTTGGGAAGGAAAGGTAGTGCTTGAATTTATTATCTGTAAAGATGGTACCGTAAAAGATATAGGTATTGTTGAAAGTTCAGGCTTCAAAGCACTTGATAAAAATGCTGTTAACACCATTAAAAAGGCCGCCCCGTTCCCTATCCCTCCAATCGCAGCCAAGCTGGTCATACCTGTAGTATATCGCTTAAGTTGA
- a CDS encoding sulfite exporter TauE/SafE family protein, translated as MPDPAGLFVLGMAYGLTVCSLSCLPYLAPYLMGTGTGFNAGIINSICFMSGKLFVYATLGGVAAFIGHSINFGQTSSTIMGLIIIGAGLSMPFVNRNRCQKKCPTKAKNVSMLALGIGSSLMPCPPLAAIFTLAAQRGSVTQGVLYGLVYGLGLILSPLIIAGGGVAFVSSAIRQKLGKQMKYIEGLAMLIMVSMGLTIIFA; from the coding sequence ATGCCTGATCCTGCGGGCCTTTTTGTCTTAGGTATGGCCTATGGCCTTACAGTATGCAGTTTAAGCTGCTTACCGTATCTGGCCCCATATCTCATGGGTACCGGAACAGGCTTCAATGCCGGCATCATAAACTCTATTTGTTTTATGTCTGGCAAACTTTTTGTGTACGCCACTCTCGGTGGGGTTGCTGCCTTTATAGGACATAGTATTAATTTTGGCCAGACAAGTTCAACAATTATGGGCCTTATTATTATCGGAGCAGGCCTCTCTATGCCCTTTGTGAACCGAAATAGATGTCAGAAAAAATGCCCAACGAAGGCAAAAAATGTCTCAATGTTAGCCCTGGGTATTGGTTCGAGCCTCATGCCCTGCCCACCGTTAGCTGCTATTTTTACCCTGGCCGCACAACGGGGTTCTGTTACACAGGGCGTGTTGTATGGCCTGGTTTATGGCCTTGGCCTCATTCTCTCGCCATTGATTATTGCTGGTGGAGGAGTAGCGTTTGTCTCATCCGCAATTCGGCAAAAATTGGGCAAACAAATGAAATACATTGAAGGCCTAGCTATGCTGATAATGGTCAGTATGGGGCTTACTATTATTTTTGCATAA
- a CDS encoding NAD(P)/FAD-dependent oxidoreductase, translating into MLRLTEIKLPIDHSESDIKAAIISRLAIPATELIDYTIARRGLDARKKSAIMFTYTLDVSLTAELNVLARFKNSTHIKTAPDTTYHFVARAPQKSLQERPVIIGMGPSGLFAGLILAQAGFRPLILERGKTVKERTKDTFGFWRKGILDPESNVQFGEGGAGTFSDGKLHTQIKDPKHYGRKVLKEFVNAGAPPEILYVSKPHIGTYRLASMVEKMRTTIQTLGGEIRFQCRVDDIEIDNGQVRSVILANGEQITTSHLIVAIGHSARDTFEMLHRRGVHLEAKPFSIGFRIEHPQSLIDKSRHGANANHPLLGAADYKLVHHASNGRSVYSFCMCPGGTVVAATSEEGRVVTNGMSQYSRKERNANSGIVVGVSPTDYPEGPLAGMYFQRFWESQAFKLGGSNYQAPGQLVGDFLANRPSTEFGSVRPSYTPGVHLSDLNKALPDYAVEAIREALPVFAKKIEGFDLPDAVLTGVETRTSSPVSIIRGHTDLQSINIGGLYPTGEGAGYAGGILSSAVDGIKVAEAVSLSLMQSASSKNKAG; encoded by the coding sequence ATGCTTAGACTTACTGAAATCAAGCTGCCCATCGACCATAGCGAGTCAGATATCAAGGCGGCAATCATCTCGCGACTCGCCATACCGGCAACCGAGCTTATTGACTACACAATCGCCCGTCGCGGCCTTGACGCACGAAAAAAGAGTGCCATCATGTTTACCTACACCCTTGATGTTTCATTGACCGCAGAGCTCAACGTTTTGGCGCGTTTCAAAAATTCCACACACATCAAGACCGCACCCGATACTACCTACCATTTTGTGGCCCGCGCCCCTCAAAAAAGTCTACAGGAGAGACCGGTTATTATCGGCATGGGACCCTCAGGTCTTTTTGCCGGGCTGATCCTCGCCCAGGCTGGCTTCCGGCCATTAATTCTGGAACGTGGCAAGACAGTCAAGGAACGCACCAAGGACACCTTCGGTTTTTGGCGAAAAGGCATCCTTGACCCGGAATCCAATGTCCAATTTGGCGAAGGTGGGGCCGGCACATTCTCTGATGGAAAGCTTCACACCCAGATCAAGGACCCAAAACATTATGGCCGAAAAGTACTAAAGGAGTTTGTCAACGCCGGGGCACCTCCGGAAATTCTTTATGTCAGCAAACCGCACATCGGCACATACCGCCTGGCCAGTATGGTCGAAAAAATGCGCACTACCATCCAAACCCTGGGGGGAGAGATTCGGTTCCAGTGCCGAGTAGACGATATCGAGATAGACAACGGCCAGGTGCGCAGCGTCATCTTGGCAAATGGCGAGCAAATCACCACCAGTCATCTTATCGTCGCTATCGGCCACAGTGCCCGTGACACCTTTGAGATGCTGCACCGGCGGGGTGTGCATCTGGAGGCCAAACCATTCTCCATTGGTTTTCGTATCGAGCACCCCCAGTCACTTATTGACAAAAGTCGTCATGGCGCAAACGCCAACCATCCACTGCTTGGCGCTGCCGACTACAAACTGGTTCATCACGCCAGCAACGGACGATCAGTGTACAGTTTCTGCATGTGCCCCGGCGGTACAGTTGTCGCCGCAACCTCCGAGGAAGGTCGAGTCGTTACCAATGGCATGAGTCAATATTCACGTAAAGAGCGCAATGCCAACAGCGGAATCGTGGTTGGCGTTTCACCGACCGACTACCCTGAAGGCCCTTTGGCCGGTATGTACTTTCAGCGTTTCTGGGAGTCACAGGCCTTCAAACTTGGAGGTAGCAACTACCAGGCACCTGGACAGTTGGTTGGTGATTTCCTGGCCAACAGACCTTCTACCGAATTCGGTTCAGTGCGCCCCTCATATACTCCCGGAGTTCATTTAAGCGATTTGAACAAGGCCTTACCAGACTACGCAGTGGAAGCGATACGCGAAGCCCTGCCAGTCTTTGCTAAAAAAATTGAAGGCTTTGACCTGCCAGATGCGGTTCTGACCGGGGTGGAAACTCGCACCTCATCACCGGTGAGCATCATAAGAGGCCACACCGACCTGCAAAGCATCAATATCGGTGGGCTATATCCCACAGGCGAAGGGGCAGGCTATGCCGGCGGCATCCTCTCCTCTGCAGTCGATGGTATCAAGGTTGCCGAGGCAGTATCGTTAAGCTTGATGCAATCAGCTTCCTCGAAAAATAAGGCAGGGTAA
- a CDS encoding 2-hydroxyacyl-CoA dehydratase encodes MESNRFARMQKTTGLHLAMETQECMRRITEFPDNPLAMDYFYELFKNTYSENHVPETGLPLIGTMCVQVPEELIIAAGARPIRLCSGAYAYDQVGADFMPTKSCPLIKATAGMLHVNQSIWGDALKTVVIPTTCDQKKKSAELLASLGYRVYPLEMPSSKESDASRFYWQESVKQFTLDLQQITGTKITTKKIKEAIAKTSHAASLFRRLYELRKAAPALILGKDIFLVTNAYFFDDLERWQKATSTLISELEVRQKNGFRAATKQAPRILFTGSPPIFPNLKVPLLVEQAGAIIVADEVCSSNRILYDTVSYDEDNLNDIIPALADRYLKPCTCPCLTNNTDRLRKLSDMSDSYDVDGVVYQSFSGCIPYEMEQRQVNEAMTKDAVPVLYLETDYSPEDVGQLSTRIEAFIESIKARKRKKR; translated from the coding sequence ATGGAAAGTAACCGCTTTGCCCGGATGCAAAAAACCACCGGATTGCACCTGGCCATGGAGACACAGGAATGCATGCGCCGCATAACTGAATTTCCAGACAACCCTTTGGCGATGGATTATTTTTATGAGCTTTTTAAAAACACCTATTCTGAAAACCATGTTCCGGAAACTGGCCTTCCTTTAATTGGCACCATGTGTGTTCAAGTCCCGGAGGAGTTGATTATTGCCGCCGGGGCCAGGCCCATACGATTATGCAGCGGAGCATATGCCTACGATCAGGTGGGCGCCGATTTCATGCCGACAAAATCATGCCCCTTAATTAAAGCGACTGCCGGCATGCTGCACGTAAATCAGAGCATCTGGGGAGATGCCCTAAAGACTGTGGTCATCCCAACGACCTGTGACCAAAAGAAGAAATCGGCTGAACTGCTTGCTTCACTTGGCTACAGAGTTTACCCCCTGGAAATGCCCAGTAGCAAAGAGAGTGATGCCTCACGATTTTACTGGCAGGAGTCGGTTAAACAGTTCACTCTGGACCTTCAACAAATTACCGGCACAAAAATCACGACGAAAAAAATCAAAGAGGCAATTGCCAAAACGAGCCATGCTGCCAGTTTATTCAGAAGACTGTATGAATTAAGAAAGGCCGCTCCAGCCTTGATTTTAGGTAAAGATATTTTTTTAGTTACCAATGCTTATTTTTTTGATGATCTTGAGCGCTGGCAAAAAGCGACATCGACATTGATCTCTGAGCTCGAAGTGCGTCAAAAAAATGGATTCAGGGCCGCAACCAAACAAGCGCCGCGCATCTTGTTCACCGGTTCCCCGCCAATTTTTCCAAATCTTAAAGTTCCTTTGTTAGTCGAGCAGGCTGGGGCCATAATTGTTGCCGACGAGGTTTGTTCATCCAACCGCATACTTTATGATACGGTTTCGTACGATGAAGACAACCTTAATGATATCATCCCAGCCTTGGCTGATCGTTACCTGAAACCGTGCACCTGCCCTTGCCTGACAAACAATACCGACAGGCTCCGAAAATTGAGCGACATGTCTGACTCCTATGATGTTGACGGCGTTGTCTATCAATCCTTTTCCGGCTGTATTCCTTACGAAATGGAACAGCGCCAAGTAAACGAGGCCATGACCAAAGACGCTGTCCCAGTACTGTATTTGGAGACCGATTATAGCCCGGAGGATGTCGGCCAACTCTCCACTAGAATTGAGGCCTTCATTGAATCAATCAAAGCCCGAAAGAGAAAAAAACGATGA
- the trpS gene encoding tryptophan--tRNA ligase encodes MKVLSGIQPSGQLHIGNYLGMMLPMIENMDKAELYAFIVNFHAMTSVQDKEKLATETMNAAIDFLALGLDPDKCIFWVQSDVPEVTELTWILSTLTPMGLLERCHSYKDKVAKGLLSSHGLFSYPVLMAADILLYQAEKIPVGKDQKQHIEVARDIAIKFNNSFGDTFVIPEPVISDSLATIPGVDGQKMSKSYGNTINIFQTEKQLKKAVMSIMTDATAVEDPKNHETCNLFTIFKLFAPEDRIAHVKNLYVNGGAMYGTIKLELVDILWEFFREAREKRADLVNNESYVRDILKKGAAKAREKAAVTLDLVRERVGLKY; translated from the coding sequence ATGAAAGTTCTCTCAGGAATTCAGCCTTCCGGGCAGCTGCACATAGGCAATTATCTAGGTATGATGCTGCCTATGATTGAAAATATGGATAAAGCCGAGCTTTATGCCTTTATAGTAAATTTTCATGCCATGACTTCAGTTCAGGACAAGGAAAAGCTAGCTACCGAAACAATGAATGCAGCAATTGATTTTCTGGCTTTGGGACTCGATCCCGATAAATGTATCTTTTGGGTTCAGTCGGATGTGCCGGAAGTGACGGAATTGACCTGGATACTTTCAACTTTGACACCTATGGGTTTACTGGAGCGTTGCCACTCCTACAAAGATAAGGTGGCTAAAGGCCTTCTTTCAAGTCATGGCCTTTTTTCATACCCTGTTCTAATGGCTGCAGATATTTTATTGTATCAGGCAGAAAAAATTCCGGTGGGAAAAGACCAGAAACAGCATATTGAAGTTGCCCGGGATATCGCCATTAAGTTTAACAACTCATTTGGCGATACCTTTGTTATTCCTGAGCCGGTGATTAGTGACAGCTTAGCAACAATACCCGGAGTTGACGGGCAGAAGATGTCAAAATCATATGGCAACACAATTAATATCTTCCAGACTGAGAAACAGTTGAAAAAAGCGGTTATGTCAATAATGACAGATGCAACTGCAGTTGAGGATCCGAAAAACCACGAAACCTGCAATCTTTTTACTATTTTCAAACTTTTTGCCCCGGAAGATCGTATTGCCCATGTTAAGAATCTCTATGTTAACGGCGGGGCAATGTACGGCACGATAAAATTAGAACTTGTTGATATCCTCTGGGAGTTTTTTCGTGAGGCACGGGAGAAGCGAGCTGATCTTGTTAATAATGAAAGTTATGTCCGGGATATATTAAAAAAAGGTGCCGCAAAAGCCCGCGAAAAAGCTGCTGTTACCCTTGATTTGGTTCGTGAACGGGTGGGGCTGAAATACTAA
- the exbB gene encoding TonB-system energizer ExbB: MEWLKYTIDYGIIGLLILMSIIAVAIGIERFLLFRKIKTDEFDDRRSLELTLTAKMHIIATIGSNAPYIGLLGTVLGIMLTFYSMGQNGLMDSGKIMIGLALALKVTAVGLLVAIPAVTIYNLLLRKCKVLLTEWEISDGRKRL; encoded by the coding sequence GTGGAATGGCTCAAATATACAATCGACTACGGCATAATAGGTTTGCTTATTCTGATGAGTATTATTGCTGTGGCGATCGGCATCGAACGCTTTCTTCTCTTTCGGAAAATAAAAACTGATGAGTTCGATGACCGTCGAAGCCTGGAACTTACCTTAACTGCCAAAATGCATATTATCGCCACAATTGGCAGCAATGCACCATATATTGGTCTACTTGGCACAGTTTTGGGCATTATGCTCACATTTTACTCCATGGGCCAAAATGGCTTAATGGATTCCGGAAAAATAATGATTGGTTTAGCGCTGGCTTTAAAGGTCACAGCAGTTGGCCTCCTCGTGGCTATCCCGGCAGTCACCATTTACAATTTACTACTCAGAAAGTGCAAGGTTTTGCTAACCGAATGGGAGATTAGCGATGGAAGAAAGCGGCTTTGA